GGTAACCACCCGACGGGGCCGCCCGGGACGCAGGCGCCCTCAGCCGACGAAGACCGCCACCGGCTTGGCCTTCCCGCCGACCTCCTCGATCAGCGCCAGGAACCGCCCGTCCGGGTCGAAGACCGCGACCGGCCCGTCCGCGCCCAGCCCGGGCGCGTCCAGCCGCATGCCGTTGGAGAGCAGCCGGGCCTGTTCGGCGTCGACGTCCCAGCGCGGGAAGGCGGCGGCCGCGGCCTCGGCGATCGGCAGCACCTCGAGCTTCTCCTCCAACTGCTCGAGGGTGTGCGCCGATTCGACCCCGTACGGCCCGACCCTGGTGCGCCGCAGCGCGGTCAGGTGCCCGCCGACGCCGAGCGCGGCGCCCAGGTCGCGGGCCAGCGCCCGGATGTACGTCCCGGAGGAGCACTCGACGGTGACGTCGAGGTCGAGCACCGGCGTGCCGTCCTCGGCGACGGCCGGGCGCACCTCGTGCACCGTGAACGAGTGCACCGTGGTGGGCCGGGCGGCGAGCTCGAAGTCCTCGCCCTCGCGGACCCGCGCGTACGAGCGCTTCCCGTCGATCTTGATCGCGCTGACCTTCGACGGCACCTGCATGATCTCGCCGGTCAGTTCGGCGATCCCGGCGTCGATCGCCTCCCGCGCCACGCCGTCGGCGGGGGCGGAGGCGGTGACCTCGCCCTCCCGGTCGTCGGTGACCGTGGTCTGCCCGAGCCGGATCGTCGCCTCGTAGGTCTTGGCGGTGAGCATCAGGTGCCCGAGCAGCCGGGTGGCCCGCTCGACGCCGATCACCAGGACGCCGGTGGCCATCGGGTCGAGGGTGCCCGCGTGCCCGACCTTGCGGGTCCCGGCCAGCCACCGCAGCTTGGCGACCACGCCGTGCGA
Above is a genomic segment from Kitasatospora cineracea containing:
- the truB gene encoding tRNA pseudouridine(55) synthase TruB; the protein is MKRKGTGPDGLVIVDKPEGITSHGVVAKLRWLAGTRKVGHAGTLDPMATGVLVIGVERATRLLGHLMLTAKTYEATIRLGQTTVTDDREGEVTASAPADGVAREAIDAGIAELTGEIMQVPSKVSAIKIDGKRSYARVREGEDFELAARPTTVHSFTVHEVRPAVAEDGTPVLDLDVTVECSSGTYIRALARDLGAALGVGGHLTALRRTRVGPYGVESAHTLEQLEEKLEVLPIAEAAAAAFPRWDVDAEQARLLSNGMRLDAPGLGADGPVAVFDPDGRFLALIEEVGGKAKPVAVFVG